Genomic segment of Citrus sinensis cultivar Valencia sweet orange chromosome 7, DVS_A1.0, whole genome shotgun sequence:
cataataGTTATAGTATTAATTAGAAACTACATTCGTTATTAGTTAACGTCAAGATTATCAATCTATTTATTCAATGATTAAAAACCAAAACGTGAAAAATGCTATGGAAAGGTTTCCTATAACTCGTTTTGTCACAGTGAAaatagtgttttttttatcaattataattaattacttcaATTCCGTTATCCTTGTTGCTTGACTTgcttcagtttttttttttttttctaacttaGGGAATTTATTTTGAACGTCAAGCTTTGTGTAACATTTTCCAGGTTTTCTAGTTTCATAAAccttaattttgatttgtaaacTTTTCGATCTATTAAGCCCCACGTTTTGCATTTAATTTCCTCCAAAATcttatttatacatttataatagGGACTCAGTTATCTTGCAACAGTTGCAACGTACCaccaatttttatcttttcttgaTTTCAATCATTTACCATTGGATTTAGTGGAAAGGTAGTTTCAATGGTAGAGATTTGTCCATTTGAATAATAACATTACACTCCctgatatttattaaaaacataaacaagttatagagttaaaattttttgtagcACATAAGTCCAGATTGTTTCCaatttatattgtttaattagtagtgagtattaaaaaataaattatattttaaaaggtcACTAACTGAAgcacataaatttataaataaaatgtacataataaaaaaaataagggattaaataaaatttaacgacacataaaacaaaaattggtGGCACCTTGCAACTGTTGCAAGATAGTTGGACCCTTAGATTCTAACTTGATATAACTTAAACAATGCTTTTTCAAGTCAGAATCAATAcgtaagaaagaaaataataagaagaagattgTAACACAATTGTTTGGGAAAGGAAATCTTAGTTTATTGATTACCTTTCACGCACTGCACTTCATAGCTCAAGATTCGGTTCTAGTGGTAAAGAATAACTTTTCTAAGCTTAGGTCCTAGTTTCGAGTCTTGGTAGTGTGcaaatgttaataaaaaaattatttgtgtttgattatcaaatttataacATGTACTGATAGTACCTAAATTTCAGTTATACATAGTCTTTTTAAATCTCAAGAGTGTATTGTTGGTGGTAAAATTTGAAGGGGTGACACTCGTACAATAGAATGTTTCGACTAAAATACTCTTGACAAACCTAAAAtgggatttaaaaaattgaagacaTTATGAGAAAATTGAGGTGAGATGGTGTGAGCTAACCTAATATTCGAAGAACTCAAAGGATGCTTTACTTAATGCAAAATATTGCACATGGGAACTATAGCAACAGTGACTAGATCTCCACAAATATCTGGGCACTTTAACATAGGAAGATCCCCCATTGCACCAGCTCAACTCCATTTAGAGAACTGTTTGGGAGAGATACTGTTTGGGATAAATATGTCGACGAgaccaggaatgacgagcagatatctgatggcagagctctgcgaaccggtgtgttccATAAAAGCCTGGCACGCGGaggaacaggagcagaaatatcctgctcgtccacgatgttgtcatccgcgaggccaattcccTATAAAAGGTAGacggccattccggctagaggtcgatgggcgaggagacccggtcgacggcagttggcaagacatgctctccagcccgagaatctaggcacgacatCCACGCTTTCTCCTGagccgtggcgtaacacgcaagatctcacagaaccacgacaTCCACGCTTTCTCCTGagccgtggcgtaacacgcaagatctcacagaaccacgacagccacgctttcccctgaaccgtggcgtaacacgcaagatctcacagaaccacgacagccacgctttcccctgaaccgtggcgtaacacgcaagatcccccGTTTGCCCATACCGCAGCAGTCAGAGCCCCAGACCGTCTCGAAAAAAGCggaaaactgggattcagagggagcctataaaaaggtagccaacgaaggtaaaagggttagcattTTCAAGATAAAAGAGGAAACCACAAAAAAgccataagacctgtggcaaacgttccccgaaccttcatatctgacttgagcgtcggagggtttgcgccgggagaacaaccggcgtactctgacttgtctgtgtgtgCAGGGACatctggagaagaagcattactaggagacctcctggtcgtggtaaagttgatcgagcaaggatcctggtcgtagaacgaggagaaccggaatctcgcatcaacattttggcgccgtctgtggggattagagcaaaaagcttctgcTGATAGCAAGAAGAGGGGTGGAGTAAGCGAAAAGCAATGGAGACAGGAGGAAGTAGTGCACAAGGGGGTGATATgaggcttaacgattccgtgacgctgagggagATAGTCAGTGAGGCACGGGAAAAAGtcatgttcgaccggatggaacggatggaaaagcagatggagaCCCTGACAACCATTCTGCATGAGCTACGGAGCGAGCGAAGGGTAACCCAAGAGGGAAGGGTGAGAGGCGGTGGAGTGGCACCAGGTCCCGATAGTGCGGGGAGAGGTCAAACCACAGGGAGATTTGGTGGTGAGAGGGGTAACGCACCTCTACGGGGAGAATTTCACAGAGAAAGAGAGCGGTCCCCGGCAAGACAGACTTGTGACGCGGACGACGGGGTGGTGAATGCAGAGGAAACCGAGTTGAGGCAACACTTGCAAGATGTAGAGCAGGAGCGGGATCAAGTTGCAGCACGTGACCCCGGTCGTGCAGGgcagctggaggaggaagtgcgcaGACTAGCGCAGATAATTGACGATATGCAAGGGAAGAACCGAGcccctggttggaggataatgctggacggagaatcaccgctctcagcagagatcatgagggcagttATTCCGAGAGATTTCCGCCTCCCCGACCTCAGGTACGCGGGAAGAACTGACCCGCTGAtgcacatagagcgcttcaacgacatGACTGGGGTACAAGGATTATCTCAatcccaaaggtgcagggtgttcccgCTATCCCTGgagggacgtgcacgagaatggtacaggaaacttcctcggggcagcgttaaaaccttcgagcagatgtgccaggaattcgCGGAGCAGTTCAGTGGGGCGATGTCACCggaagatgacatgatggagctgaaaagcatgaaacagggggagcaagaaacccttcgggaattcatcaagaggtttcatcgggctgtcctcgacttgagagccttcaaccaccctcaggcgttaaggggattgaaagaaggggtgaagataggaaggctgtggtacaatttgagaagcccaGCTATTCAAACGTATGCGGCCGCATACGAACAGGCTAAAAGAGACATCGAGATTGAAGAGGAGAAGGCTGCACGGATCAAGACAGACCAGTTAGAAGGGTTGGGGAGGAGAGAGATGAAAGCATTACCAGGGAACGGGCCGATCAGGAGGAGGGACCACCAGGCCTCCGGTAGTGGGGGAGGAGGCAGGGTCACtgcttaccagcctcatcaaaggccaccacagtatcagcgcagcagggcgcaacctcctcgttccccagctagggagccttggagaaggCATGAGTTGGCATCTGGTGATCTTCATCAGCACCCCCCCGGTAGCAGAGCGAGCAGACCAGAAGTACTTCCACCGCCCCCAACTCAGAGCGGggcaaacagagaaagagcagTGCACCTGATCGACCAGAACCCGGACTATGGGCGGTACACTTCCTTGAAGATGTCCCTGGATGaggtgtacgaggccataaaggatcgagggctgctgcacctccctacaccaataacaaagctacccaacaggagggatagaggacattattgtaagttccatggcacccatggccataccacagcagagtgtagagatctcaagacccaAGTCGAAGATCtggtgagaaatcggtacCTGGACGAGTTTATGGATGGGACTTTCCCGATGGTGGCCACAACAGAtgaaggggagcagagtgaTAGAATCTTGAGGCACGAGCAGCCCGCGGTAAGGGTGATAGCGGGGGGCCCAACGTTGGCCGGAGATTCAAACAGatcgagaaaaaattatgctagGTACGCCATGACCAGTAAAGAGGTACTCCtcaacaccccagcagccaaacgggcaagggtcaggcaagtgccaatcatgtggacggatgaggatgaggaagggATCCTATACCCCTACGAGGATGCCTTAGTTATCAAGGCTACGGTcgctagcaagaagtttgaccggATACTGGTTGATACAGGGAGCTCAGTTGATGTGTTATTTAAGTCAACCCTGGAAGAGATGGGAATAGCCGACCGGAAGTTGGAACACACCAACacctccttgaaggggttCGGAGGAGGGAAGCTGGTTCCTCTGGGCGTGGTCGAACTACCTATCACAATTGGGAGCCCCCCGACAGAAAGAACAATGATACTGGACTTTGTCGTAGTGGAGGAGGaaggtccttaccagatgatcctaggtcggccgtttttaaggatgagcaaagcggtgttgtccaaccattatctggctctgaagtaccgggtgaatggggtagtaggagtggtacgaggagaccagaggatcgcaagaagctgctactcctcggcagcaagggaggcaatgcagataacatccctcgatacccgagtggaaaacaagaCTGGCAGGCAAGAACCTGTAGAGGATCTGGAAACGGTAAGCATGGGACCAGAGAACCCGGGAAAGACGATCAGAATCGGGTCGAGACTGAAGGGAGAGCAAAAGCaggagttggtgaaatgcttacGGACTCATGCTGATGTGTTTGCCTGGACACATGAAGACATGCCAGGGATTGACCCTGAGGTAGCGTGTCATAAgctggcaataaagaaaggtgctcgggcagtaaggcagaagagaaggtgcttcaaccaggagaggtatgaggctGTAAATGACGAGGTGGAGAAGCTCCTGAGAg
This window contains:
- the LOC127898879 gene encoding uncharacterized protein LOC127898879, encoding MWTDEDEEGILYPYEDALVIKATVASKKFDRILVDTGSSVDVLFKSTLEEMGIADRKLEHTNTSLKGFGGGKLVPLGVVELPITIGSPPTERTMILDFVVVEEEGPYQMILENPGKTIRIGSRLKGEQKQELVKCLRTHADVFAWTHEDMPGIDPEGDAIRSQECWGHLSKAGEQNL
- the LOC127898930 gene encoding uncharacterized protein LOC127898930, which translates into the protein MQNGCQGLHLLFHPFHPVEHDFFPCLTDYLPQRHGIVKPHITPLCTTSSCLHCFSLTPPLFLLSAEAFCSNPHRRRQNVDARFRFSSFYDQDPCSINFTTTRRSPSNASSPDVPAHTDKSEYAGCSPGANPPTLKSDMKAPSESQFSAFFETVWGSDCCGMGKRGILRVTPRFRGKRGCRGSVRSCVLRHGSGESVAVVVL